AGTCCGAGAAGGTCTTCCCGGCCGCCCTCGCGGAAGAACTCTCTCTTGCACCTAATCTAACCAGCTCGCGGTGTTGTCCAGTCTCCCCGTCGAGCCAATCTTTCTCACTTCAGGCAACGGCCGTGCGGTGCATGAGGACAATCCCCTGCGGACCGACGGCCATTCTCGGCTGGGACAAACGACGGCAGCTCGGGCAGTAGCCCATGGGTACCTCCTACGCCATCAGCAGTAACGCAGCGCCGAGGTCTGGCAACTGTCCACGTGCTGACAGGAGCAGGTGTTCCGGGCGGGGTGGTACCGAGTGGAGGAGGGCTGTCTGTCCGTAGGGCGTCCGTACAGGCGAGCGGCGCTCCATCGCCTTACCAGGTATCCTGTCAGTTCGAGCACGGCCCTGACCCGCGCGGATTGAAGCCCATGTCTCTTCAGTCCCTTCTCGAAGAGATCTCGCGCCACCACTTCCCGAATCCTCCCGCTACTCCTGAAGAGATCGAGGAGTTCGAGCGGAGGGTGGGTTGGAGGTTGGATTCCGCTCTTCGCACTTTCTATCTGCATTGCAACGGGGGGACTTTGTATGGCTGGCATGAGGCGTGGCCCAACCCGAAGCATTGCAAGCAGATCGCCCGCTCCTTCGAGGACAGGCGGGTATGCTCTCGCGCATGGCGAACATCGCGATCGTTGGCGCGGGTCAGGCCGGGCTCTTCCTCGGCTTTGGCCTGCTCGAGGATGGACACGAAGTCACCCTGTTCTCGGATCAGACTCCCGACGAGATCCTCCACGGCCGGCTCCCCTCGGGTATGGGGCTCTTCGAGGACGCGGTGAAGAAGGAAGCCGCGCTGGGGCTCACCTTCTGGGAAGACGTGATGACGCGGGGAGAAGGCGCCATCCTCGAGCTGATCAACCCCGATGGCTCGGTCGGACTGCACATCGCTCCTCCCGTCCCACGGCCCCATCGCAGTGTGGATCAACGGCTGAAGAACTCACGGTGGATGCGGGAGCTGGAGCGCCGCGGCGCATCCGTTCGCGTCGTTTCCCTGGCGAATCCGGAGCAGCTCGATGCACACGTGGCTGGCTTCGACCTCGTGCTGGTCGCTACTGGCAAGGGTGCGCTCTCCTCCCTGTTCCCGCGAGATGCGAGGCGGAGCCCTTTCGACAAGCCCCAGCGCCACATCACCTGCTTCCTCGTGAAGAACTTCCGGCCCGAGGTGCGCAGCGGGACCATCCGGATCCTCCCGGGCCTGGGCGAGGTGGTCATCACCCCGTTCTACAGCCGGGAGAACCTCAAGGCGCGCATCCTCCTCATCGAGGGTATCCCGGGAGGGCCGCTCGACTATCTCTCGCGGGCGCTGTCGGGCCGCGAGCTGCTGGAAGAGTGCAAGCAGACCCTCTTCAAACTGCTCCCCGGGCAGCTCGAGGATCTGCGGGAGGCGGAGCTGTCCTCCGAGCAATGCTGGCTTCGCGGCTCCCTCACGCCCACCGTTCGCGAACCGGTGGGCCGGCTGGCCTCGGGCAGGGTGGTGCTTGGCCTGGGCGACGCCCTCATGCTGCATGATCCACTGGCCGCTCAAGGCGGCAACAACGCGACCCACATGGCGGACTTCTACCGGACCCGCATCCGCGAGCACGCCGAGCGGCCCTTCACCGCGGAGTGGATGCAGCGGACCTTCGAGGACTTCTGGCTCGCCTATGGCCAGTACTCCATGGGCGTGACGGCTGGCCTGCTCATGCCTCCGGCACCCCACCAGCAGGCGGTGCTCGTCTCGGCGCACCAAGTGCCCGCGGTGGCCGCGGCGTTGATCGACGGCTTGTACGATCCGAGGGCTCTCTTCCCCTGGTTCGTGGACCCCGCCGTCACCCGCGACTTCCTGCACTCCAAGGGCGTCCCACCGGCGCTGCTGGAGCAGTTCTGGAATCTATTCGCTGAGGATGGGGGCTTAAAGTAGAATTTTCCAATAAAACGACTATAACGGTCTTGGCGGCATAAACCGTTATTGGTCGTTTGACCCGGTTGCGCCAATTGTTGCCTCTGTAGTGGCAAATGGTTCGAGAAGGTGCGTGGCCTGCAATCGAGGCGGCGCGCCGTATCGCACGACTTGAAGGAGGCGAAATGTTCAACCGTGGAATGCGTCACGCGGCTTTTCTTGCCTTGGGTTTGTTGAGCACCGCGTGTGGAGAGCAGGCGGCAACGGAGCACGAGCGCGAGCTGGAAAACGACGCCGTGTACAACTCACAGTACCCCAAAGGCCAGTCTTTCCAGGTGCGGCTGGCCGGCCTGAAAGACCCCGTCACGGCGGTGCTCAAGAGCGACCATGTCTTTGTCGGCGACCAGGTGATCGGTCAAGTCTCTGGCACGCAGGTGCTCAGCGCGGACAAGCAGGTGCTGTTGCAGTTGGATGGCGACGCGCGAGTCAGGGCCATGGGCTCTGGCATCGTCAACGCCACCGGTCAAAAGTGGCCGGGGGGTGTGATTCCGTACGAGATCGATCCCGCCGCGTCCGCGGCAACGCGTACGGCCTTCGAGGGCGCCAAGGCCGACTACGACGCGAAGACCTCCATCCGCTGGGTGCCCCGAACCAACCAGGCCGATTACGTTCGGATCATCACCGGCGACGGATGTTGGAGCTACGTCGGCAAGATCGGGGGACGGCAGGACTTGTCGCTGGGCAACGGCTGCGGTGTGAATCCCGCCAGGCACGAGCTCGGCCACGCTGTCGGGCTGGCGCACGAGCAAGTGCGTCAAGACCGCGATTCATGGGTCATTGTCAACGCGGGCGGCAGCCAGAACGCCATTGACTGGGGGTCGGCGGGCACACCCATCGGATCGTACGACTTCGAGTCGATGATGCACTACCGC
Above is a window of Cystobacter fuscus DNA encoding:
- a CDS encoding styrene monooxygenase/indole monooxygenase family protein, yielding MLSRMANIAIVGAGQAGLFLGFGLLEDGHEVTLFSDQTPDEILHGRLPSGMGLFEDAVKKEAALGLTFWEDVMTRGEGAILELINPDGSVGLHIAPPVPRPHRSVDQRLKNSRWMRELERRGASVRVVSLANPEQLDAHVAGFDLVLVATGKGALSSLFPRDARRSPFDKPQRHITCFLVKNFRPEVRSGTIRILPGLGEVVITPFYSRENLKARILLIEGIPGGPLDYLSRALSGRELLEECKQTLFKLLPGQLEDLREAELSSEQCWLRGSLTPTVREPVGRLASGRVVLGLGDALMLHDPLAAQGGNNATHMADFYRTRIREHAERPFTAEWMQRTFEDFWLAYGQYSMGVTAGLLMPPAPHQQAVLVSAHQVPAVAAALIDGLYDPRALFPWFVDPAVTRDFLHSKGVPPALLEQFWNLFAEDGGLK
- a CDS encoding M12 family metallopeptidase — protein: MFNRGMRHAAFLALGLLSTACGEQAATEHERELENDAVYNSQYPKGQSFQVRLAGLKDPVTAVLKSDHVFVGDQVIGQVSGTQVLSADKQVLLQLDGDARVRAMGSGIVNATGQKWPGGVIPYEIDPAASAATRTAFEGAKADYDAKTSIRWVPRTNQADYVRIITGDGCWSYVGKIGGRQDLSLGNGCGVNPARHELGHAVGLAHEQVRQDRDSWVIVNAGGSQNAIDWGSAGTPIGSYDFESMMHYRNYFVNGRWDYVPKNGFPPEWVGNDRVNTFTAGDLGAIRAIYGGGTTTGVCFYADIDYKGESFCATSDSSWVGEQWNDRISSVKVSPGFEFTLFNDINFAGSGLGCACDVPNLVQYNFNDLTSSFRIKRK